In Paenibacillus sp. J23TS9, a single genomic region encodes these proteins:
- a CDS encoding acyltransferase family protein codes for MSNQLYNHKRYMPGLDGLRTLAVFFVVLYHLNVNWAPGGLLGVNIFFVLSGYLITDLLTAEWSRNQSIDLKAFWIRRCRRLLPAMLVMMAAVMAWVTLFNPSLMSVLRGDVISSLFYVNNWYLIFHQVSYFEKFGPISPLGHMWSLAVEEQFYLLWPILLLLGMKMMKRRGPVFLLILTAAALSALSMLMLYNPDSDPSRVYYGTDTRAFSLLIGAALSIIWPSRKLSTQTTIKTRLYLNGIGILGLASLFIMVWNTNEYESFLYPGGFLLLSLMTALIIASAAHPACLVGRLLGMKPLRWLGVRSYSIYIWHYPVIVLTAGTNSDPAVWRALLQSAASVFLASLSYKYIEEPIRGGLIGRLWGKFRKGNVNLSRVPLKGWLTFGSVLVLVMVSCAGFAMQTPVNASILQQESTPVFAPEIPSVNVGNSDNAATAVKPPQMKEMPKQEDSQSQSDGKPSPPVTNAGPPADTQKSSLQTDKTDGTDKSIPSEKSETPSKHDKPESSHDSSGKKTDTTDAAISGKSSIPVTAIGDSVMLDAQPFLQKRIPEAVIDGKIGRQMTEAPELISRLRSEGKLGDQVVIELGTNGPFSSKQLMSLLDSLQDVRRVVLVNTRVPRSWENVVNTSIKKAASAYPNVALLDWHAASSGKSYFEPDGVHLKPQGGKALADLIALELGYNK; via the coding sequence ATGTCTAATCAACTTTATAACCATAAGCGCTATATGCCGGGACTTGACGGACTGCGGACCTTGGCCGTGTTTTTTGTCGTCTTGTATCATTTGAACGTCAATTGGGCTCCGGGAGGCCTGCTTGGGGTCAATATCTTTTTTGTATTATCCGGCTATCTGATTACAGATTTGTTAACCGCGGAGTGGAGCCGCAACCAGTCCATCGACCTCAAGGCGTTTTGGATTCGCCGCTGTAGAAGACTGCTTCCAGCCATGCTGGTCATGATGGCAGCTGTCATGGCTTGGGTCACTCTTTTTAACCCTTCATTGATGTCCGTCCTGCGAGGAGATGTTATTTCTTCGCTTTTCTATGTCAACAACTGGTATCTTATTTTTCATCAGGTTTCATATTTCGAAAAGTTCGGTCCCATCTCTCCACTGGGCCATATGTGGTCACTGGCAGTGGAGGAGCAATTCTATCTGCTCTGGCCGATCCTGCTCCTGCTCGGAATGAAAATGATGAAGCGACGCGGCCCGGTCTTTCTGCTTATTCTTACAGCCGCAGCTCTATCCGCATTATCGATGCTGATGCTGTATAATCCGGACAGTGATCCAAGCCGGGTTTATTACGGAACGGATACACGGGCCTTTTCGCTGTTGATCGGCGCTGCCCTCAGTATCATCTGGCCCAGTCGAAAGCTGTCTACCCAAACAACCATCAAAACGCGGCTTTATCTTAATGGCATTGGAATCCTTGGTCTGGCATCCCTGTTCATCATGGTGTGGAATACGAATGAATATGAATCTTTCCTGTATCCTGGCGGTTTTCTGCTTTTATCGCTCATGACTGCTCTGATCATCGCATCAGCCGCCCATCCGGCCTGCCTGGTAGGTAGATTGCTAGGGATGAAGCCTCTAAGATGGCTGGGCGTCCGCTCATACAGCATATACATATGGCATTACCCTGTAATTGTACTTACGGCCGGAACTAATTCAGATCCTGCTGTATGGCGGGCGCTTCTGCAATCAGCGGCGAGCGTTTTCCTTGCTTCCCTTTCCTACAAATATATCGAGGAACCGATTCGTGGCGGATTGATTGGCAGACTATGGGGGAAATTTCGCAAGGGAAATGTAAATCTGTCTCGGGTCCCGCTCAAGGGCTGGCTTACATTCGGTTCGGTACTGGTTCTTGTTATGGTATCATGTGCCGGCTTTGCGATGCAGACTCCGGTGAATGCTTCGATCCTGCAGCAGGAATCCACACCGGTCTTCGCTCCTGAGATACCTTCTGTGAATGTAGGAAATTCGGATAACGCGGCAACGGCTGTCAAGCCTCCACAAATGAAGGAGATGCCGAAACAAGAAGATTCCCAGTCCCAGTCTGACGGTAAACCGTCTCCACCTGTAACTAATGCTGGACCGCCAGCTGACACCCAAAAATCATCACTGCAAACGGACAAAACAGATGGAACTGACAAATCCATTCCGTCAGAAAAATCCGAAACGCCAAGTAAGCACGATAAACCAGAATCATCTCATGATTCTTCGGGCAAGAAAACCGATACAACCGATGCTGCCATATCCGGCAAGAGCTCTATACCAGTCACGGCTATTGGCGATTCTGTCATGCTGGATGCACAGCCCTTTCTGCAGAAACGGATTCCTGAAGCTGTCATCGATGGAAAAATCGGCAGACAGATGACGGAAGCGCCTGAATTGATCTCCCGCTTACGTTCAGAAGGAAAGCTTGGCGACCAGGTCGTCATTGAACTCGGAACAAACGGGCCTTTCAGCAGCAAACAGCTGATGTCGCTTCTGGATTCCCTTCAAGATGTACGCAGAGTTGTGCTGGTCAATACCAGGGTTCCTCGCAGCTGGGAAAATGTCGTCAATACCTCTATCAAAAAGGCGGCTTCCGCTTATCCCAATGTCGCACTGCTCGACTGGCACGCCGCAAGCAGCGGCAAGTCTTATTTTGAGCCGGATGGTGTCCATTTGAAACCGCAGGGGGGTAAAGCGCTAGCAGACCTGATTGCCCTAGAATTAGGCTATAATAAATAA
- a CDS encoding SDR family NAD(P)-dependent oxidoreductase, with protein sequence MGRLTGKVAIITGAANGMGAAEAKLFASEGAKVVATDLKEDALNEVIQEITNSGGEAIGVKHNVASEAEWKQIVEDTVKQFGKVDILVNNAGVSTTMTIANLEMEQWNKVLDINLNGCMLGMKYAIPEMQKNGSGSVINISSIGGIVGMAGSSAYTAAKGALRAITKGAAVEFAKESVRVNSVHPGIIETPMTAPSFQDATPYYKTFTQLPYFGKPEDVAYGVLFLASDESRFMTGAELVIDGGWTAL encoded by the coding sequence ATGGGACGTTTAACAGGGAAAGTGGCTATTATTACAGGTGCAGCTAATGGTATGGGGGCTGCAGAAGCCAAATTGTTCGCAAGTGAAGGGGCAAAGGTGGTAGCTACCGATCTTAAAGAGGATGCTTTGAACGAGGTAATACAGGAGATTACAAACAGCGGTGGCGAAGCCATCGGCGTTAAACATAACGTAGCCTCGGAAGCCGAATGGAAGCAGATTGTTGAAGATACGGTCAAGCAATTCGGCAAAGTCGATATTCTCGTCAATAATGCAGGTGTATCCACGACGATGACCATTGCCAATCTGGAAATGGAGCAGTGGAATAAGGTGCTTGATATCAATCTGAACGGCTGCATGCTGGGGATGAAATACGCTATTCCGGAAATGCAAAAGAACGGATCCGGTTCGGTCATTAATATTTCCTCGATCGGCGGTATTGTTGGTATGGCGGGCTCCAGTGCTTATACGGCTGCCAAAGGGGCGCTTCGGGCGATAACAAAAGGTGCGGCAGTGGAATTCGCGAAGGAAAGCGTACGTGTGAACTCGGTACATCCCGGAATTATCGAAACACCAATGACAGCACCCAGCTTTCAGGATGCAACGCCATATTACAAGACATTCACGCAGCTCCCTTATTTCGGTAAACCGGAAGATGTCGCTTATGGCGTATTGTTCCTGGCTTCCGATGAATCCCGCTTTATGACAGGTGCAGAGCTGGTAATTGATGGCGGCTGGACAGCCCTGTAA
- a CDS encoding PLP-dependent aminotransferase family protein, whose translation MFTDFKIIEGRPLTVQVKEYLKQWITKGKGRVDQKLPSTRELSTTLGISRNTLVTVYSELEEEGFIYTVHSKGSFVSRVGIASVPSWSMDWKQRLNTTAQQANEYDLMKRDLRGEKGMINFASIAPDEKLFDLANVKRAFLDRMSLEGEILLNYGYAKGYKPLIQYLTGYMEAKGVDMEGKDILITNGFTEAYDIILSSLEVPQKHILCENPTHHTAIKISKLHGYDITGIAMDQDGVRLDEFEQALRDQEFGLAYLTPSYHNPTGIVMSAEKRVEVLRLLAEHRIPLIEDGFNEELRYSGSHMAPLAAFGGEGNSIIYLGSFSKILFPGIRIGWITADRELIDALVSVKRARNIHTSTLDQAVLYQYFHNGNFEKYLKRAKSEYKRKHELAVQYCTDYIPCKRLTGSGGLHLFMELEDGCNAREILSECYEQGVVYTAGDVFFTDGGGSNTLRLGFSRVSDDELLRGIQIIGRAVKKRMEA comes from the coding sequence ATGTTCACCGATTTTAAAATCATTGAAGGCCGGCCGTTAACGGTTCAGGTTAAAGAATATTTGAAGCAGTGGATTACCAAAGGCAAGGGTAGAGTGGATCAGAAGCTACCATCAACGCGGGAGCTTAGCACAACGCTGGGTATCAGCCGCAATACACTGGTGACGGTATATTCAGAGCTTGAAGAGGAAGGATTTATTTATACCGTTCATTCCAAAGGGAGCTTTGTCTCCCGCGTTGGCATTGCCTCCGTCCCATCCTGGTCGATGGATTGGAAGCAGCGTCTGAATACGACGGCGCAGCAAGCAAACGAATATGATCTGATGAAACGTGATTTGCGCGGTGAAAAAGGAATGATCAACTTTGCCAGCATTGCGCCGGATGAGAAACTGTTCGATCTGGCCAACGTGAAGCGCGCGTTTCTGGACCGGATGTCGCTGGAGGGGGAAATACTGCTGAATTACGGCTATGCCAAAGGCTACAAGCCCCTGATTCAATATTTGACGGGATATATGGAAGCCAAGGGCGTGGATATGGAAGGCAAGGATATTCTGATTACGAACGGATTTACGGAAGCATACGATATCATCTTGTCGTCACTTGAGGTGCCCCAAAAACATATCCTCTGTGAGAATCCCACACATCATACGGCGATTAAAATTTCAAAATTACACGGCTACGACATTACCGGGATCGCAATGGATCAGGACGGCGTAAGGCTGGACGAATTTGAGCAGGCGCTGCGGGATCAGGAGTTTGGGCTTGCATATCTTACGCCTTCGTATCACAATCCGACCGGTATTGTCATGTCGGCTGAGAAAAGGGTCGAGGTTCTGCGTCTCCTTGCTGAACACCGGATTCCGCTGATTGAAGACGGCTTTAACGAGGAACTGCGATATTCAGGCTCACATATGGCACCCCTGGCTGCTTTTGGCGGAGAGGGCAACAGCATCATTTACCTGGGCAGTTTTTCCAAAATCCTCTTTCCTGGTATCCGTATCGGCTGGATTACAGCGGACCGGGAACTGATCGATGCACTGGTCAGCGTAAAACGTGCCCGCAATATTCACACATCCACTTTAGATCAAGCGGTATTGTACCAATATTTCCATAATGGAAATTTCGAGAAATATCTGAAAAGGGCAAAATCGGAATACAAACGCAAGCATGAGCTGGCCGTTCAGTACTGTACCGATTACATTCCCTGCAAACGACTGACCGGATCCGGGGGACTGCATCTGTTTATGGAGCTGGAAGATGGTTGCAATGCAAGGGAGATACTCAGCGAGTGCTATGAGCAGGGGGTTGTTTATACAGCCGGGGATGTGTTTTTTACCGATGGCGGAGGTTCCAATACCCTTCGGCTCGGCTTTTCACGAGTGAGCGATGATGAGCTGCTGAGGGGCATTCAAATTATCGGCAGAGCGGTCAAAAAGAGAATGGAGGCATAA
- a CDS encoding GNAT family N-acetyltransferase, whose protein sequence is MEIKKFSDFSAAELSELWNEGFKGYASDMRMNVDTFVRRIPENHLSLESSIALCDNGKPIGFVMNGFRTVDGRLTAWNGGTGIIPEYRGKGHGKQLIGAALDVYREKGAEVALLEALSENEPAIKLYSKMGYEHIDNLRYYEQKDGFNPGVFATGAVHTYHFRFGLPQDIQRLNLHVGHMPWQTQWENIVNGESVIAMDDHGQVAGYALYKRIFDAQGEHISTSLYQCRTVNTAEEEVPEVLKALLTQVYVPLDKKVLRRTVNLPLSEQQLVRILEESGFKPIVNQVHMKYMVNV, encoded by the coding sequence ATGGAAATTAAAAAATTTAGCGATTTTTCTGCAGCAGAGCTTTCCGAATTGTGGAATGAAGGATTTAAAGGATATGCGTCGGATATGAGGATGAACGTGGACACATTTGTGAGACGGATTCCTGAGAATCATTTGTCCTTGGAATCTTCGATTGCCCTATGCGATAACGGCAAACCGATCGGATTTGTAATGAACGGCTTCCGCACGGTGGATGGGCGGCTGACTGCCTGGAACGGCGGCACGGGCATTATACCTGAATATAGGGGTAAGGGTCATGGTAAACAGCTCATTGGTGCAGCTCTGGACGTATACAGGGAAAAAGGCGCCGAGGTTGCCCTGCTTGAGGCGTTAAGCGAAAATGAGCCTGCGATCAAGCTGTATTCCAAAATGGGTTACGAGCATATCGACAACCTGAGATATTATGAGCAAAAAGATGGCTTTAATCCTGGAGTATTCGCTACAGGTGCCGTCCATACATATCATTTCCGTTTTGGCTTACCTCAAGATATACAGCGTTTGAACCTTCATGTTGGTCATATGCCATGGCAGACACAGTGGGAGAATATTGTAAACGGTGAATCGGTCATTGCGATGGACGATCACGGTCAGGTTGCCGGTTATGCTCTTTATAAAAGAATTTTTGATGCGCAAGGAGAGCATATTTCGACCTCGCTATACCAATGCCGGACGGTGAACACTGCAGAAGAAGAGGTTCCTGAAGTGTTGAAAGCACTGTTGACTCAAGTGTATGTGCCTCTGGATAAAAAAGTCTTGCGGCGTACAGTAAATCTTCCGTTATCCGAGCAGCAGCTTGTACGTATTTTGGAAGAGAGCGGTTTTAAGCCGATCGTAAATCAGGTTCATATGAAATACATGGTGAATGTTTAA
- a CDS encoding D-alanine--D-alanine ligase, whose product MKVGVIMGGVSSEREVSLATGREMMAHLDRAKYEVIPIDIKRKQDLLEQAQGIDIALLALHGSFGEDGTIQGTLETMGIPYTGCSLLSSGLCMDKDLSKRLLRYEGLHTPDWTVLRSMDEFRDGRLTSFGYPLVVKPNAGGSSIGVTLVRNEESLLEAVSTAFSFGEEVMVEEYIRGEEITCSMLNGEHLPIVSIKPNAEFFDYTSKYEPGESEEQIVTFERETAERVQQAAEKSYFAMKCSVYARIDIMLKDGIPYILEVNTLPGMTRTSLLPRSAQAAGITFAGLLDAIIEGSLAVRTTRA is encoded by the coding sequence ATGAAGGTTGGCGTAATCATGGGCGGCGTCTCATCGGAACGAGAAGTGTCGCTGGCGACAGGCAGGGAAATGATGGCGCATCTGGATCGAGCCAAATATGAAGTGATTCCGATTGATATTAAGCGGAAACAGGATCTCTTGGAACAGGCGCAAGGAATCGATATCGCTCTGCTCGCGCTTCATGGCAGTTTTGGCGAAGACGGAACGATTCAGGGAACACTCGAGACCATGGGAATCCCGTATACAGGATGTTCACTTCTTTCAAGCGGTTTATGCATGGATAAGGATCTGAGCAAAAGATTGCTGCGTTACGAGGGCCTCCATACACCGGATTGGACGGTACTGCGCAGCATGGATGAGTTTCGCGATGGACGATTAACCTCCTTCGGATATCCATTGGTAGTCAAACCAAATGCAGGCGGATCAAGTATTGGAGTCACACTCGTCAGAAATGAAGAGAGCTTGCTTGAAGCAGTGAGTACAGCTTTTTCCTTTGGCGAGGAGGTTATGGTCGAAGAGTATATTCGCGGCGAGGAAATCACCTGCAGCATGCTGAACGGTGAGCATCTGCCGATTGTATCGATTAAGCCGAACGCGGAATTTTTTGATTATACGTCGAAATATGAACCGGGAGAGAGCGAAGAGCAGATTGTTACTTTTGAAAGGGAAACCGCAGAGCGCGTTCAGCAAGCAGCCGAAAAAAGCTACTTCGCCATGAAATGCTCTGTTTATGCCCGGATAGATATCATGCTGAAGGATGGAATACCTTATATCCTCGAAGTTAATACACTGCCCGGAATGACCCGGACCAGTCTGCTTCCGCGGAGCGCGCAGGCGGCGGGAATAACATTTGCCGGACTTCTCGATGCAATTATTGAGGGATCGCTTGCTGTTAGGACCACTAGGGCTTAA
- a CDS encoding OsmC family protein produces MNHSFILQAEWDGGRNSEGRIEAGQLRTAISIPKEMGGPGIGTNPDEMLLGAAATCYLITLAAMMERGRLPVEKLSLESEGIVDVTNNIFTYVSITHKPYIRLKPEASEKDMEHARKLAEKAEGSCMISRAIAGNVALSTFPRIEKSGGGEA; encoded by the coding sequence ATGAATCATTCGTTTATTCTACAGGCGGAATGGGACGGAGGACGGAACAGCGAGGGCAGAATTGAAGCCGGGCAGCTGAGAACCGCCATATCCATCCCCAAGGAGATGGGCGGACCGGGCATCGGCACGAATCCGGATGAAATGCTCCTGGGTGCTGCAGCGACCTGTTATCTGATTACCCTGGCGGCGATGATGGAGCGGGGCCGTCTGCCTGTCGAAAAGCTGTCGCTGGAGTCGGAAGGCATCGTGGATGTCACCAACAATATTTTTACGTATGTCAGCATTACCCATAAACCCTATATCCGACTGAAGCCGGAAGCTTCGGAAAAGGATATGGAGCATGCACGCAAGCTGGCGGAAAAGGCAGAAGGCTCCTGCATGATCTCCCGCGCGATTGCCGGGAACGTAGCATTATCCACCTTCCCGCGCATCGAAAAGTCTGGCGGCGGCGAAGCCTGA
- a CDS encoding radical SAM/SPASM domain-containing protein, giving the protein MKKFKKFYVELTSRCNLACTFCPPTHRATNYITIEQFTHTLDEIKPYTDYIYFHVKGEPLLHPHIDQLLDIAHEKGFKVNVTSNGTLLHKAGPKLMNKPALRQMNFSLHSFDGHEGSKDKDLYIAKVLNFVKEAVAQSNLIVSLRLWNLDMNNATNLERSRNREMLEYVEKEFDLDYKIDEMVEPGKGIKIADRIFINMDHEFEWPDLNAEEDFGPGFCHGLRNQAGVLVDGTVIPCCLDGEGVINLGNIYKNSFTDIIEGERAANIVDGFSRREVVEELCRKCGYRKRFNHKANGFAADPEAVTQ; this is encoded by the coding sequence ATGAAGAAATTCAAAAAGTTTTATGTCGAGCTGACCAGCCGCTGCAATCTGGCCTGCACCTTTTGCCCGCCAACACACAGGGCTACCAACTATATTACGATTGAACAATTTACCCATACGCTTGATGAGATCAAGCCGTATACAGACTATATTTATTTTCATGTAAAAGGTGAACCGCTGCTCCATCCCCATATTGACCAGCTGCTGGACATTGCACATGAGAAAGGCTTTAAAGTGAATGTTACGTCCAATGGGACTCTGCTGCATAAAGCAGGACCCAAGCTCATGAATAAGCCAGCTCTCCGGCAGATGAACTTCTCCCTGCACAGCTTTGACGGGCATGAAGGCTCCAAGGACAAGGATTTATACATCGCCAAGGTACTGAACTTCGTTAAGGAAGCAGTGGCACAGTCGAACCTGATCGTATCGCTCCGTCTGTGGAATTTGGATATGAATAATGCAACGAATCTGGAGCGCAGCCGCAACCGTGAAATGCTGGAGTACGTCGAGAAAGAATTTGATCTGGATTATAAGATCGATGAGATGGTCGAGCCTGGTAAAGGAATCAAGATCGCGGACCGGATCTTCATTAATATGGATCATGAATTTGAATGGCCTGATTTGAATGCGGAAGAGGATTTTGGACCAGGGTTCTGCCATGGACTTCGCAATCAGGCCGGCGTGCTGGTAGATGGTACCGTTATCCCATGCTGTCTGGATGGGGAAGGGGTCATCAATTTGGGTAATATTTATAAGAATTCTTTTACGGATATTATTGAAGGCGAACGCGCAGCGAATATCGTTGACGGTTTTTCAAGACGGGAAGTAGTGGAAGAGCTATGCCGGAAATGCGGGTACCGGAAACGGTTTAATCATAAGGCCAACGGGTTTGCAGCCGATCCGGAAGCCGTGACACAATAA
- a CDS encoding protein-glutamine gamma-glutamyltransferase — protein sequence MIWIGDQEAVLEVGTWPSLWQKIYFSKKNSPTTYRYVSLAHLKFELKLRTAIVEAAKALKRSGVQFETFEHSHCNEQYWNLNNKGGFELRENVTPAEGIRDIFANGSLYGFECATAIVIVLYKGVLDSIQEKDFNRMFADLLLYDWHYDSDLRLIEKHGAPQSFPGDVLYFKNPDVNPAQIEWQGENTIKLEEDLYYGHGIGIVSSQSIISKLNRHRIPGSSTSAYLTDQVIYPDFLYLSQFEAGNAEVNPDAFQQSFMQEGGIASQIGRRRYLFA from the coding sequence GTGATATGGATCGGTGATCAGGAGGCTGTGCTTGAGGTAGGAACCTGGCCTTCCCTATGGCAAAAGATTTATTTTTCCAAGAAAAACAGTCCTACTACCTACCGTTATGTCTCATTGGCACATCTGAAGTTTGAACTAAAGCTCAGAACGGCTATTGTGGAGGCGGCCAAAGCACTTAAGAGGAGTGGCGTACAGTTCGAAACCTTTGAGCATTCCCATTGCAATGAACAGTATTGGAACCTGAACAACAAAGGCGGATTTGAACTGAGGGAAAACGTAACTCCGGCGGAAGGAATTCGTGATATCTTTGCCAATGGATCACTTTACGGCTTTGAATGCGCAACTGCGATTGTCATTGTCCTGTATAAGGGTGTTCTGGATTCCATTCAGGAGAAGGATTTTAACCGGATGTTCGCCGATTTGCTGCTGTATGACTGGCATTATGACAGTGATTTACGCCTGATTGAAAAACACGGGGCACCGCAGTCGTTTCCGGGTGATGTTCTCTATTTCAAAAATCCGGATGTGAACCCCGCTCAAATTGAATGGCAGGGTGAAAATACAATCAAGCTTGAAGAAGATTTATATTACGGCCACGGAATCGGCATTGTGTCTTCTCAGTCCATTATCTCCAAGCTGAACAGACACCGCATTCCGGGAAGCAGTACCTCGGCTTACTTGACCGATCAAGTAATCTATCCTGATTTTCTCTATTTATCCCAGTTTGAAGCAGGTAATGCAGAGGTGAATCCGGATGCATTTCAACAATCATTTATGCAGGAAGGCGGCATTGCTTCACAGATCGGGCGACGACGTTATTTGTTTGCATGA
- a CDS encoding TetR/AcrR family transcriptional regulator, translating to MTSHQQRIDPRIVRTQRLLKNALFDLLEERGYEQVTVQDIADRATVKRATFYLHFNDKQDLVHQCITDLLNELSESIQNKNDDTLHFDFHSGKTHPIFIRMFEHVSEHFCQYQALLVNNRIPAFTSGLLDVLHNFISEGINMTEPDDSNLSARRDVVIKYVESAYLELIIWWVENQMPYPEKDMAEMLMNLSIMGPYRVRPYEKTKP from the coding sequence ATGACTTCCCATCAACAACGAATAGATCCACGGATCGTACGGACGCAGCGGCTGCTCAAGAATGCATTGTTCGACCTCTTGGAGGAACGCGGCTATGAACAGGTTACCGTGCAGGATATAGCGGACAGGGCAACTGTGAAACGCGCAACTTTCTATCTGCATTTTAATGATAAACAGGATTTGGTTCATCAGTGTATCACCGATCTCCTGAATGAGCTGAGTGAGTCGATTCAGAACAAAAATGATGATACGCTGCATTTTGATTTCCACAGCGGTAAGACGCATCCTATCTTCATCCGGATGTTTGAGCATGTCAGCGAACACTTTTGCCAGTATCAGGCCCTGCTTGTTAACAACCGGATACCAGCCTTCACCTCAGGTTTGCTGGATGTGCTGCATAACTTCATCTCCGAGGGAATTAATATGACCGAACCGGATGACTCCAATCTGTCTGCACGCCGGGATGTGGTGATCAAGTACGTGGAGTCGGCATACCTGGAGTTAATCATCTGGTGGGTGGAGAATCAGATGCCTTACCCGGAAAAAGATATGGCCGAGATGCTGATGAATCTCTCCATCATGGGACCTTACCGCGTAAGACCCTATGAAAAGACGAAGCCATAA
- a CDS encoding methyl-accepting chemotaxis protein yields MSWLKNLPMSQRVIAGCYLVAALFALPALIIFILIGKIIIGVVFVVVLAALTYPLARFVERTLTSSFESIANVTAGIAKGDFTNRVDESGSMGDVSRSFNSMVDKLKKILTDASGITRKVIEASRGIADKNQELKTVMASVASASNELAIGANEISEDVAGMTESIQDIELKVGNYAHSTKEMKKQSELTLSFVEKGRQSVDKQAEGMRKNVEATENVAKTIDALSKNAYGINKITKTISELAEQTNLLSLNASIEAARAGEHGRGFAVVAQEVRKLAEESTASTQEVFGLVKSIELGIHQAIENIQVNEEVVRLQNDMIREAEQIFSHIVESVQYITEQINAFSNESDLMLESAQKISGAIQNISAITEESSAGTEQVSASMNEQMKSIEAVVDETEAMRQAVFQLQKTIQIFKF; encoded by the coding sequence ATGTCGTGGTTGAAAAATCTTCCGATGTCCCAAAGGGTCATTGCCGGGTGTTATCTGGTTGCCGCCTTGTTCGCTCTGCCAGCCCTCATTATTTTCATTCTGATTGGCAAGATCATCATCGGTGTGGTTTTTGTGGTCGTGCTGGCTGCCCTAACCTACCCTCTTGCTCGGTTTGTTGAGAGAACGCTTACATCTTCATTTGAAAGCATCGCAAACGTAACCGCAGGAATTGCCAAAGGCGACTTTACTAATCGTGTCGATGAATCCGGTTCCATGGGTGATGTCAGCCGCTCGTTTAACAGCATGGTAGACAAGCTGAAGAAAATTTTAACCGACGCATCTGGTATTACACGCAAAGTAATTGAAGCAAGCCGCGGCATTGCAGACAAGAACCAGGAACTGAAAACAGTCATGGCATCCGTCGCATCCGCTTCCAATGAGCTGGCCATCGGTGCAAATGAAATTTCAGAAGACGTCGCTGGCATGACCGAATCGATCCAGGACATTGAATTAAAGGTAGGAAACTACGCCCACTCTACCAAAGAAATGAAAAAGCAATCGGAATTGACACTGAGCTTTGTAGAAAAAGGCCGACAATCCGTTGATAAACAGGCCGAAGGCATGCGTAAAAACGTGGAAGCCACAGAGAATGTTGCCAAGACCATCGATGCCCTCTCCAAAAACGCATACGGCATCAACAAGATCACCAAAACCATTTCGGAATTGGCTGAGCAAACCAACTTGCTCTCCCTTAATGCATCCATCGAAGCTGCAAGAGCCGGCGAGCACGGCAGAGGCTTTGCTGTGGTAGCTCAGGAGGTCCGCAAGCTCGCAGAAGAATCCACGGCGTCTACCCAGGAAGTATTCGGACTGGTGAAGAGCATTGAGCTCGGCATCCACCAGGCCATTGAGAATATCCAGGTCAACGAGGAAGTCGTGCGCCTGCAAAATGATATGATCCGTGAGGCGGAGCAAATCTTCTCGCATATCGTGGAAAGTGTCCAATACATAACCGAGCAGATTAATGCTTTCTCAAACGAAAGTGATCTGATGCTCGAAAGCGCTCAGAAGATTTCTGGCGCCATCCAGAATATTTCGGCTATTACCGAGGAATCCTCCGCCGGAACCGAACAGGTCTCTGCTTCCATGAATGAACAGATGAAATCCATCGAAGCCGTCGTGGATGAAACTGAAGCCATGAGACAAGCCGTATTCCAGCTTCAGAAAACCATTCAAATCTTTAAGTTTTAA